A region of Porites lutea chromosome 13, jaPorLute2.1, whole genome shotgun sequence DNA encodes the following proteins:
- the LOC140923003 gene encoding uncharacterized protein isoform X3 — MIILILILGIEAKTLAAASNDCPPLQYYNGASCAPCSTCPRGFGVKTQCSALKDTECQECWPGYDYSGTNDMTPCIKCINDRSNCPDGNFKVIRKCTIYSPTLCSGCDEGNYFDNSTGLDGGCVECSKCAIDEVETQKCSTAHDRKCEKKPSTTSKIWAPSIIRQSMITMQNIQNIRSLGAPDIHTTDLSASGTAGQTEITKTPSVPSSKTIDWIDWTEASTTERPDPDPEERTSGTEKLVQWGLVSGSLALLAVAVAILLCWIRRRRKRRRRTRKKNEDSNGSAHQSTPLMQQHGLDTLISNIKTADRKFITMHLNGKDTHGYHYWKFVADHVGLKEEKKNWEQSDNPAEKFLHAFSVKEHSTIGKLIEACGEEAGLTLLVGELKKRFSAANQSGSDENLAPNGSTWV; from the exons TTGGCTGCAGCATCAAACGACTGTCCCCCACTACAATACTATAATGGTGCATCATGTGCACCATGCTCAACTTGTCCTCGAGGATTCGGTGTTAAGACCCAATGTTCAGCCCTGAAAGATACAGAGTGTCAAGAGTGTTGGCCTGGATATGATTATTCAGGGACAAATGATATGACGCCGTGTATTAA ATGTATTAACGACCGTTCAAATTGTCCCGATGGAAATTTTAAGGTGATAAGGAAGTGTACAATATATTCTCCAACTCTCTGCAGTGGTTGTGACGAGGGAAACTATTTCGACAATAGTACAGGATTAGACGGGGGATGTGTGGAGTGTTCAAAGTGCGCCATTGACGAAGTGGAGACACAAAAGTGTAGCACTGCACATGACCGAAAATGCGAAAAGAAGCCATCGACTACGAGTAAAATATGGGCCCCAA GTATAATAAGACAATCAATGATTACAATGCAAAACATTCAAAAcattcggtcgttgggtgctcctgataTTCATACCACTGATCTGTCGGCATCAGGTACAGCTGGTCAAACAGAAATCACCAAGACACCGAGCGTTCCCAGTAGCAAGACTATTGATTGGATTGATTGGACAGAGGCCTCCACTACGGAACGTCCTGATCCTGATCCCGAAGAGAGAACCTCAGGCACCGAAAAATTAGTTCAGTGGGGACTTGTATCCGGTTCCCTAGCATTACTGGCTGTCGCTGTTGCGATCCTATTATGTTGgattagaagaagaagaaaaagaagaagaagaacacgTAAGAAGAACGAAGACTCCAATGGTTCGGCTCATCAGTCCACTCCATTAATGCAGCAgc ATGGGTTGGATACATTAATTTCAAATATCAAAACTGCTGATAGAAAGTTCATAACCATGCACCTCAACGGAAAGGATACtcatg GGTATCACTACTGGAAATTTGTTGCCGACCACGTTggattaaaagaagaaaaaaaaaattgggaacaaTCGGATAATCCGGCAGAGAAATTTCTACACGCGTTCTCTGTGAAGGAACACAGCACAATCGGAAAGCTCATTGAGGCGTGCGGGGAAGAGGCTGGTCTGACACTCCTTGTTGGTGAGctgaaaaaaagattttcagcAGCAAACCAGAGTGGAAGCGATGAAAATTTGGCTCCGAACGGATCTACATGGGTGTAA
- the LOC140923003 gene encoding uncharacterized protein isoform X2, with product MYKICLFVIVLVLGAPMLAAASNDCPPLQYYNGASCAPCSTCPRGFGVKTQCSALKDTECQECWPGYDYSGTNDMTPCIKCINDRSNCPDGNFKVIRKCTIYSPTLCSGCDEGNYFDNSTGLDGGCVECSKCAIDEVETQKCSTAHDRKCEKKPSTTSKIWAPSIIRQSMITMQNIQNIRSLGAPDIHTTDLSASGTAGQTEITKTPSVPSSKTIDWIDWTEASTTERPDPDPEERTSGTEKLVQWGLVSGSLALLAVAVAILLCWIRRRRKRRRRTRKKNEDSNGSAHQSTPLMQQHGLDTLISNIKTADRKFITMHLNGKDTHGYHYWKFVADHVGLKEEKKNWEQSDNPAEKFLHAFSVKEHSTIGKLIEACGEEAGLTLLVGELKKRFSAANQSGSDENLAPNGSTWV from the exons TTGGCTGCAGCATCAAACGACTGTCCCCCACTACAATACTATAATGGTGCATCATGTGCACCATGCTCAACTTGTCCTCGAGGATTCGGTGTTAAGACCCAATGTTCAGCCCTGAAAGATACAGAGTGTCAAGAGTGTTGGCCTGGATATGATTATTCAGGGACAAATGATATGACGCCGTGTATTAA ATGTATTAACGACCGTTCAAATTGTCCCGATGGAAATTTTAAGGTGATAAGGAAGTGTACAATATATTCTCCAACTCTCTGCAGTGGTTGTGACGAGGGAAACTATTTCGACAATAGTACAGGATTAGACGGGGGATGTGTGGAGTGTTCAAAGTGCGCCATTGACGAAGTGGAGACACAAAAGTGTAGCACTGCACATGACCGAAAATGCGAAAAGAAGCCATCGACTACGAGTAAAATATGGGCCCCAA GTATAATAAGACAATCAATGATTACAATGCAAAACATTCAAAAcattcggtcgttgggtgctcctgataTTCATACCACTGATCTGTCGGCATCAGGTACAGCTGGTCAAACAGAAATCACCAAGACACCGAGCGTTCCCAGTAGCAAGACTATTGATTGGATTGATTGGACAGAGGCCTCCACTACGGAACGTCCTGATCCTGATCCCGAAGAGAGAACCTCAGGCACCGAAAAATTAGTTCAGTGGGGACTTGTATCCGGTTCCCTAGCATTACTGGCTGTCGCTGTTGCGATCCTATTATGTTGgattagaagaagaagaaaaagaagaagaagaacacgTAAGAAGAACGAAGACTCCAATGGTTCGGCTCATCAGTCCACTCCATTAATGCAGCAgc ATGGGTTGGATACATTAATTTCAAATATCAAAACTGCTGATAGAAAGTTCATAACCATGCACCTCAACGGAAAGGATACtcatg GGTATCACTACTGGAAATTTGTTGCCGACCACGTTggattaaaagaagaaaaaaaaaattgggaacaaTCGGATAATCCGGCAGAGAAATTTCTACACGCGTTCTCTGTGAAGGAACACAGCACAATCGGAAAGCTCATTGAGGCGTGCGGGGAAGAGGCTGGTCTGACACTCCTTGTTGGTGAGctgaaaaaaagattttcagcAGCAAACCAGAGTGGAAGCGATGAAAATTTGGCTCCGAACGGATCTACATGGGTGTAA
- the LOC140923003 gene encoding uncharacterized protein isoform X4, with the protein MLLCWRAHVTSTGAKMIILILILGIEAKTLAAASNDCPPLQYYNGASCAPCSTCPRGFGVKTQCSALKDTECQECWPGYDYSGTNDMTPCIKCINDRSNCPDGNFKVIRKCTIYSPTLCSGCDEGNYFDNSTGLDGGCVECSKCAIDEVETQKCSTAHDRKCEKKPSTTSKIWAPSTAGQTEITKTPSVPSSKTIDWIDWTEASTTERPDPDPEERTSGTEKLVQWGLVSGSLALLAVAVAILLCWIRRRRKRRRRTRKKNEDSNGSAHQSTPLMQQHGLDTLISNIKTADRKFITMHLNGKDTHGYHYWKFVADHVGLKEEKKNWEQSDNPAEKFLHAFSVKEHSTIGKLIEACGEEAGLTLLVGELKKRFSAANQSGSDENLAPNGSTWV; encoded by the exons TTGGCTGCAGCATCAAACGACTGTCCCCCACTACAATACTATAATGGTGCATCATGTGCACCATGCTCAACTTGTCCTCGAGGATTCGGTGTTAAGACCCAATGTTCAGCCCTGAAAGATACAGAGTGTCAAGAGTGTTGGCCTGGATATGATTATTCAGGGACAAATGATATGACGCCGTGTATTAA ATGTATTAACGACCGTTCAAATTGTCCCGATGGAAATTTTAAGGTGATAAGGAAGTGTACAATATATTCTCCAACTCTCTGCAGTGGTTGTGACGAGGGAAACTATTTCGACAATAGTACAGGATTAGACGGGGGATGTGTGGAGTGTTCAAAGTGCGCCATTGACGAAGTGGAGACACAAAAGTGTAGCACTGCACATGACCGAAAATGCGAAAAGAAGCCATCGACTACGAGTAAAATATGGGCCCCAA GTACAGCTGGTCAAACAGAAATCACCAAGACACCGAGCGTTCCCAGTAGCAAGACTATTGATTGGATTGATTGGACAGAGGCCTCCACTACGGAACGTCCTGATCCTGATCCCGAAGAGAGAACCTCAGGCACCGAAAAATTAGTTCAGTGGGGACTTGTATCCGGTTCCCTAGCATTACTGGCTGTCGCTGTTGCGATCCTATTATGTTGgattagaagaagaagaaaaagaagaagaagaacacgTAAGAAGAACGAAGACTCCAATGGTTCGGCTCATCAGTCCACTCCATTAATGCAGCAgc ATGGGTTGGATACATTAATTTCAAATATCAAAACTGCTGATAGAAAGTTCATAACCATGCACCTCAACGGAAAGGATACtcatg GGTATCACTACTGGAAATTTGTTGCCGACCACGTTggattaaaagaagaaaaaaaaaattgggaacaaTCGGATAATCCGGCAGAGAAATTTCTACACGCGTTCTCTGTGAAGGAACACAGCACAATCGGAAAGCTCATTGAGGCGTGCGGGGAAGAGGCTGGTCTGACACTCCTTGTTGGTGAGctgaaaaaaagattttcagcAGCAAACCAGAGTGGAAGCGATGAAAATTTGGCTCCGAACGGATCTACATGGGTGTAA
- the LOC140923003 gene encoding uncharacterized protein isoform X1 — protein MLLCWRAHVTSTGAKMIILILILGIEAKTLAAASNDCPPLQYYNGASCAPCSTCPRGFGVKTQCSALKDTECQECWPGYDYSGTNDMTPCIKCINDRSNCPDGNFKVIRKCTIYSPTLCSGCDEGNYFDNSTGLDGGCVECSKCAIDEVETQKCSTAHDRKCEKKPSTTSKIWAPSIIRQSMITMQNIQNIRSLGAPDIHTTDLSASGTAGQTEITKTPSVPSSKTIDWIDWTEASTTERPDPDPEERTSGTEKLVQWGLVSGSLALLAVAVAILLCWIRRRRKRRRRTRKKNEDSNGSAHQSTPLMQQHGLDTLISNIKTADRKFITMHLNGKDTHGYHYWKFVADHVGLKEEKKNWEQSDNPAEKFLHAFSVKEHSTIGKLIEACGEEAGLTLLVGELKKRFSAANQSGSDENLAPNGSTWV, from the exons TTGGCTGCAGCATCAAACGACTGTCCCCCACTACAATACTATAATGGTGCATCATGTGCACCATGCTCAACTTGTCCTCGAGGATTCGGTGTTAAGACCCAATGTTCAGCCCTGAAAGATACAGAGTGTCAAGAGTGTTGGCCTGGATATGATTATTCAGGGACAAATGATATGACGCCGTGTATTAA ATGTATTAACGACCGTTCAAATTGTCCCGATGGAAATTTTAAGGTGATAAGGAAGTGTACAATATATTCTCCAACTCTCTGCAGTGGTTGTGACGAGGGAAACTATTTCGACAATAGTACAGGATTAGACGGGGGATGTGTGGAGTGTTCAAAGTGCGCCATTGACGAAGTGGAGACACAAAAGTGTAGCACTGCACATGACCGAAAATGCGAAAAGAAGCCATCGACTACGAGTAAAATATGGGCCCCAA GTATAATAAGACAATCAATGATTACAATGCAAAACATTCAAAAcattcggtcgttgggtgctcctgataTTCATACCACTGATCTGTCGGCATCAGGTACAGCTGGTCAAACAGAAATCACCAAGACACCGAGCGTTCCCAGTAGCAAGACTATTGATTGGATTGATTGGACAGAGGCCTCCACTACGGAACGTCCTGATCCTGATCCCGAAGAGAGAACCTCAGGCACCGAAAAATTAGTTCAGTGGGGACTTGTATCCGGTTCCCTAGCATTACTGGCTGTCGCTGTTGCGATCCTATTATGTTGgattagaagaagaagaaaaagaagaagaagaacacgTAAGAAGAACGAAGACTCCAATGGTTCGGCTCATCAGTCCACTCCATTAATGCAGCAgc ATGGGTTGGATACATTAATTTCAAATATCAAAACTGCTGATAGAAAGTTCATAACCATGCACCTCAACGGAAAGGATACtcatg GGTATCACTACTGGAAATTTGTTGCCGACCACGTTggattaaaagaagaaaaaaaaaattgggaacaaTCGGATAATCCGGCAGAGAAATTTCTACACGCGTTCTCTGTGAAGGAACACAGCACAATCGGAAAGCTCATTGAGGCGTGCGGGGAAGAGGCTGGTCTGACACTCCTTGTTGGTGAGctgaaaaaaagattttcagcAGCAAACCAGAGTGGAAGCGATGAAAATTTGGCTCCGAACGGATCTACATGGGTGTAA